In Streptosporangiales bacterium, the genomic stretch CGGGCTGCCTGGGTGGATCGACACGCCCGCAAGGGCACCGGTCCCAGTGACCACGCACCCGTGATCGTCGACCTCGACGAAGCGCCCGACGGCGACGTCGGGCCGATGGTGCCGCCTCCGTCCGCACCGGCCGCGAAGCGCGGCACCAGCCGGCTGCCGCAGTCGCGCTGACAACCGCTCGACACCGGCGTCACGCGAGACACCGTGACCGATCGGGATAGGCTCCGTTCATGACGTGCCCCAAATGCCAGAACGTGATGAAGACCGTCAACAAGGGCGGCGTGCACATCGAGCAGTGTGAGGGGTGCCACGGCATCTTCCTCGACCGCGGCGAGCTCGAACAGATCGCGGGTGCGGAGAGCTCCTACTACGCGCAGGCGGCCCCGCCCCCGTATCGACCCGACCACGGTGGCCACAGGGACTCGCCCCGGCCGTATCGCGGCGGCCACGGCGACTCGCCGCGGCCGTACCGTGGTGGCTACGGCGACTCGCCCCGGCCGTACGGTCACGGCCAGAAGCGCAGGAAGAGCTTCCTCGAGAACCTCTTCGACTAGCCCGTTTCCTTGCTCGACCTGAGGATCTGCCCATCCTGCGGTGACCGCGCCGACC encodes the following:
- a CDS encoding transcriptional regulator, with translation MTCPKCQNVMKTVNKGGVHIEQCEGCHGIFLDRGELEQIAGAESSYYAQAAPPPYRPDHGGHRDSPRPYRGGHGDSPRPYRGGYGDSPRPYGHGQKRRKSFLENLFD